CGCGGCGGGCGCGGCCGCTCGGGGGCCCGGCTTGCGCGGCCCGAGCCCGGGCGTCGCTCCCGAGGCGCTCCTCGCGGCGCCACCGATCGACCACGTCCGCATCGGCTTCGTGGGCGTGGGCGGCATGGGCAGCGCGCACGTCGAGAACCTGCTGCGCATCGAGGGCTGCCAGATCACCGCGGTGTGCGACATCGTGCCCGAGAAGGTCACGCGCATCCAGGACCGCGTGGTGGAGGAGGGCTTCCCGAGGCCCGCGCGCTACGACCGCGGCGAGCGCGATTTCGAGCGCATGTGCGCAGAGGAAGAGCTGGACCTGGTCTACAACGCCACGCCCTGGGAGTGGCACGTGCCGATCTGCGTGTCGGCCATGGAAAACGGCAAGCACACCGCCACCGAGGTGCCCGCAGCCTATACGCTGGAGGACTGCTGGAAGCTGGTCGAGTACGCCGAACGATACGAGCGGCACTGCCTAATGATGGAGAACGTCAACTACGGCCGCATGGAAATGCTCGTCTTCCATATGGTCCGGCTGGGACTGTTCGGTGAGATACTGCACGGCGAGGGCGGCTACCTGCACGACCTGCGCGAGATCAAGTTCTCCGAGGAGGGCGAGGGCCTGTGGCGACGCGCGCACTCGATGCAGCGCGACGGCAACCTGTACCCGACGCACGGCCTGGGCCCCATCGCCAACTGCATGGACATCAACCGCGGCGACCGCTTCGCCACCCTGGTGTCCATGAGCGGTCCGTCACGGGGCCTCCAGAACTACGCGCGCGACAACTATCCGGAGGGCCACGAGAAGCGTCAGGAGACGTACGTGCTAGGCGACGTCAACGTGAGCCTGATCAAGACCGCCAACGGGCGCACGATCTACGTCGGCCACGACACCAACCTGCCGCGCCCTTACAGCCGGATACACATGGTGCAGGGGACCAAGGGCCTGTTCCAGGGCTATCCGAACCGCGTCTACGTGGAGGGCGCGAGCGAGCCGCACCGCTGGGACGAGGTCGATTCCTGGCTGGAGCAGTACGAGCACCCCCTGTGGCGGGCGATGGAGGAGCGCTCCCGCGGAGCGGGTCACGGCGGCATGGACTTCATGGAGGACTACCGGCTGATCAAGTGCCTGCACGAGGGCGAGCCCACCGACATGAACGTCTACGACGCGGCCGCGCTGAGCGCAGTCACGCCCCTGTCGGAGTGGTCGGTCGCGAACGGCAGCCAGCCGATCGAGTTCCCGGACTTCACGCGCGGACGCTGGGAAAGCTGGCCCGAGCTGGGATTGGTTGAGGCATAGGCGGGTTTGGCCTTGGCGGCCGCTGAGGGTTGGACCGAGGCATTCCGCATGCGCTACGGACGGTCTCCCACGCACGCCGTCCGCGCCCCGGGCCGGGTCAACCTGATTGGGGAGCACATCGACTATCACGGGTTGCCGGTGATGCCGTTCGCAATCGATCGGGCGGTCACGGTGCTGCTGGCACCTTCG
This sequence is a window from Gemmatimonadota bacterium. Protein-coding genes within it:
- a CDS encoding Gfo/Idh/MocA family oxidoreductase; its protein translation is MSESYNSPANDGVDRREALKLGAAGMGFAMLAGTGACAPVAAGAAARGPGLRGPSPGVAPEALLAAPPIDHVRIGFVGVGGMGSAHVENLLRIEGCQITAVCDIVPEKVTRIQDRVVEEGFPRPARYDRGERDFERMCAEEELDLVYNATPWEWHVPICVSAMENGKHTATEVPAAYTLEDCWKLVEYAERYERHCLMMENVNYGRMEMLVFHMVRLGLFGEILHGEGGYLHDLREIKFSEEGEGLWRRAHSMQRDGNLYPTHGLGPIANCMDINRGDRFATLVSMSGPSRGLQNYARDNYPEGHEKRQETYVLGDVNVSLIKTANGRTIYVGHDTNLPRPYSRIHMVQGTKGLFQGYPNRVYVEGASEPHRWDEVDSWLEQYEHPLWRAMEERSRGAGHGGMDFMEDYRLIKCLHEGEPTDMNVYDAAALSAVTPLSEWSVANGSQPIEFPDFTRGRWESWPELGLVEA